A DNA window from Mastacembelus armatus chromosome 11, fMasArm1.2, whole genome shotgun sequence contains the following coding sequences:
- the LOC113126374 gene encoding tropomyosin alpha-3 chain — translation MEAVKKKMLMLKLDKENALDQAEQAEADKKAAEERSKQHEDELLQMQKKLKGTEDELDKYSEALKDAQEKLEVADKKAADAEAEVASLNRRIQLVEEELDRAQERLATALQKLEEAEKAADESERGMKVIENRALKDEEKMELQEIQLKEAKHIAEEADRKYEEVARKLVIVEGELERTEERAELAEAKCAELEEELKNVTNNLKSLEAQAEKYSQKEDKYEEEIKILTDKLKEAETRAEFAERSVAKLEKTIDDLEDELYAQKLKYKAISEELDHALNDMTSIS, via the exons ATGGAGGCCGTCAAAAAGAAGATGCTTATGCTGAAGTTGGACAAGGAGAATGCACTGGATCAGGCTGAACAAGCTGAGGCAGACAAGAAAGCAGCTGAAGAGAGAAGTAAACAG CATGAAGATGAACTTCTGCAAATGCAAAAGAAGCTGAAGGGGACGGAGGATGAGCTTGATAAATACTCTGAGGCCCTGAAGGATGCTCAGGAGAAGCTTGAGGTGGCTGATAAGAAAGCTGCTGAT GCTGAAGCAGAAGTGGCTTCCCTGAACAGACGTATCCAGCTAGTTGAAGAAGAGCTGGACCGAGCTCAGGAAAGACTGGCAACAGCTCTGCAGAAGCTGGAGGAAGCTGAAAAAGCTGCAGATGAGAGTGAAAG AGGTATGAAGGTGATTGAGAACAGGGCCTTAAAGGATGAGGAGAAGATGGAGCTCCAGGAGATTCAGCTGAAGGAGGCCAAACACATCGCAGAGGAGGCAGACCGCAAATATGAGGAA GTGGCTCGTAAACTGGTGATTGTGGAGGGAGAGCTGGAACGTACAGAGGAGAGGGCAGAGTTGGCCGAGGC tAAATGTGCTGAACTGGAGGAGGAACTGAAAAATGTCACCAACAACCTGAAGTCTCTGGAGGCTCAGGCTGAAAAG TATTCTCAAAAGGAGGACAAATATGAGGAGGAGATCAAGATCCTGACTGACAAGCTGAAAGAg GCTGAGACCCGCGCTGAGTTTGCTGAGAGATCTGTGGCCAAGCTGGAGAAGACTATTGATGATCTGGAAG ATGAACTATATGCGCAGAAACTCAAGTACAAAGCCATCAGTGAGGAACTAGACCATGCCCTTAATGACATGACCTCAAT ATCCTGA